The Waddliaceae bacterium region ATGCCGCAATCATCGACGTAGCAAGCTCCGGCAATGACGTCCCTAGAGCAACGACCGTCAGTGCGATGATACGTTGCGGCACCGAGAATACTACGGCGAGCCTCGTAGCGCCTTCGACTAGAAGGCGCGCTCCAAAAAAAAGCGCTATGCTCCCTATTACAACTATTGCGATGCTAAATGCCGTGCTCCTCAATGGTGTCGCCGTCAACGACTCCTCAAGAACATCATCGGCAGAGTATTTTCTTCTGGCGTTCTTATAATGATATAAAAGGTATGCTATGAGAGCAACGACGAAAGCTATACCCATAGCACGTGTTATTGTCCCTGTCAGCAGGCATGCGAAGAAAGAAAAACATACGATAAGGAGTACTGGCATCTCCCTTCTGCTTATCGACGATGTTATCGTCAGAGGCGTCAGTATTATCGAAGCCCCTAGAACGAGGCCTATGTTGCTGATATTTGATCCTACGATGTTGCCGATGATGATATCGCCGAGGCCTCCGCGCATCTGCGCGACGAGGTTTACTACAGTTTCGGGCAGCGACGTCCCACACGCCACAACGGTGAGTCCTATAACGAGAGGCGCTATGTTAAAACGTTTGGCCAGGTGGCACGCTCCTCGCACTAGACCTTCGGCGCCGAGATAAAGAATAATAACGCCTGCTGCTATCATCATAATAATTGTAAGCATATCTTCTGCTCCTGTCCTATCTTTTCTGTTTCACTCTAAAAGCCAAAATAGTATAAAAGCAAGAGAAACAATATTACGGTGAAGATAGATATGATTATTGCAACCTTTTTGCTGGCACTGCCACTAGTCCTTTCGTATCCTGGAGAATCCCCAGACCTTGAAGAATGGATGACACCACAAGAACAACGACAGATGGGCATTAACAAGCTCAACGACAGCGAGAAGAAGATGCTCGTCCACTGGATAGAAGCTTCCTTCGACGAGAAACTTCGCGATCAGGGAACAGCACGCCTTACTATACGGTCTTCTAGCAAAAAGAGTCGCTCTATCGAGCTCAACGACGGGTCTTTATGGGAAATTCACCACGATGACAGCGAACGTGCTTCGATGTGGAAGTCTGGCGAGAAAGTCAAGATCATCACCGGCGACGACAAACGGTACCCCTATCTTTTTGTTCTCGTGCCCCATGGCGAAGTCGCCAGAGCTAAGCTTGTATCAAAGCCTCTTCCCATCGATGGTAATGACTCCATAGGAAAAACACATTGGATCGACGCCGTCACTGCCAATGGCATGAAGATAACTCTCGAAGACGGCACGACGTGGGACGTCCTTCCTGCCGACAAATACATCGCAAAAGAATGGATCGTCGGCGACAATATCAAGGTATATAAGACCGAAAGCGTCAAGACGCCATACGTCCTTGTCAACACCTTCACAGGCCAAAAGATCCGTGTGAAAAAGGTGGATAACTACTAGTTATTCTACTGACGCCGAGACTTTTCGGAACATAAAAGAACGGCCATTGCTCGCGGCTCTTTGCAATACTGTTCGTTCAACGACCGGGCTTGATCTGCTATCATTATATACTCGCCATTGACCGTCGTCATCTTTATGGTAATAAGTATAATGACCGCCAGACCCACTTCCACTATAATGTACAAAGTCGACAAGTTTATATTCGTCTTCAGAATTTTCGCCGTTGTAATCAGGAAAAAGATCTTTTATCTTAAATCTTGGCGGTATGTCACTCAAATATACTTTCTTGCCAAATCTTCCTAATACAGGCATGCGATTTATGACGAGTCTATCTGGAAATTCTCCTCGCGGGATAGCTCCTTTATCAACACGAGCCTCTTCTAAAGTCAATGTTTCTGGATTAAGCTCCTGCAAGAATCGTATTCTTTCGGTAACGTCTTCTTCCTTTAGAGAGCGTAAATCTTTTATTTCCTGTTCAATCCTTGTTTTAATCCATTTTTTTTCCTGCTTGCGAAAGCTTTTTTCTATTCTTACTCCAGCTGCAGTCATTAAGTTATGTTTTTTGAAGAGCTCTACACAAAATGCCTTCTCGTCAACCCTCCCTCTAGAATCTTTTACTCCTGACTTTTCCTTATGAAGCTTAAAACTCTTATCATAGGATTTTACTCCTATTAATTGTTTCGCTATCGATACATACCTCTGTTCTTCGTTCACCGACGTACCAAGCACATAGTCACCTTCTCTTGTTACTAAAAGGGTCCCTCTTTCTTCAATACGCTCTGGATCAAATTTCAGGTCTTTACGAAGCGCTTCTAAGAATTGGCCGCCACCATTCAACATCACCTCCCCATCTTCCTGTCCTTCAATTTCTGGCTTTATTGTTCGAAAGCTTTTTGTAGGATCGCTTACCGAACTATATGTCATTGTATGTGATAATTCTATGGCGCTTCGAGTACCATCTTGAGCTCCGTCTAAAATAGTTTCCAAAACAGCTGCACTTACTTCTTGTTGGTCCTGTTGTTTTTCGAAAAGTTTGTTCTTAACGAGAACAATTTTTCCTCTAACTACTTCTTTAACAAAAAAAGGCCAAGCTCCCGTCTTGTGGATGTCATCGCATAATTTCTCCATTTCTTTCATTGGTACTGGGACTATACCGTCATCAGAACGCAAAATATTTACTATATGTATAAGCTGTCTCTGCACATCTCTTCGAGCTTGAAGGTCTTTTTCAGTTTCATCCCTCTTAACACTGCTTCCTTTTTCATCGAAAAATTCCCTTTCTCTTGAATCTCTTTGCAATGTTTTCAATAAAAGGTGATCGAAATCGGAATTGCGAGCGATACGCTGCAAAAAAGTGTTAAGATAACATGTGTAAACACCAATCCTCTGAATTCCTTTATGAGCTGTTAAAACAGCAGGCGTTAACAAATCAGTTTGAGTAGAAGCTCGTGTCGGCTGAGATGAAGGCGGCCTA contains the following coding sequences:
- a CDS encoding calcium/sodium antiporter, translating into MLTIIMMIAAGVIILYLGAEGLVRGACHLAKRFNIAPLVIGLTVVACGTSLPETVVNLVAQMRGGLGDIIIGNIVGSNISNIGLVLGASIILTPLTITSSISRREMPVLLIVCFSFFACLLTGTITRAMGIAFVVALIAYLLYHYKNARRKYSADDVLEESLTATPLRSTAFSIAIVVIGSIALFFGARLLVEGATRLAVVFSVPQRIIALTVVALGTSLPELATSMIAASRRHHSISIGNVIGSIIFNILFATGAIACIRDISFSMQLAYYDATVMLAFVIVMAILLHRKRSLPRICGIALLTAYIIYIAAIVIL